The genomic window ATTGACGAAGATAAGTGTAAAAACTGTATGATTTGCTGGAAATTTTGTCCGGAGCCTGCGATATTTCCTACTGCTCCGCCGACAATTGACTATGATTTTTGCAAAGGCTGCGGAATATGTATTGAAGAATGTCCCTTTGATGCTATCTCATCAGTAAAAGAGGGAAAGTGAGAGGAGGTAGAATATGAAAAAAGTACTAACAGGGAATTTTGCAGCAGCCTATGGAGCTACAGCTGCACGAGTTAATGTTGTGGCAGCTTATCCTATTACTCCTCAAACTACTATTGTTGAAATTCTTTCGGAGATAGTAGCTGACGGAAAGCTTAAAGCGGATTTTGTTAAGGTAGAATCGGAACATTCAGCTCTTGCAGCAAGTATTGGTGCTGAAGCTGCCGGAGCAAGAACTTTTACTGCAACATCATCTCAGGGCCTTGCTTTAATGCATGAAGTACTTCATTGGACTGCACGTGCAAGGCTTCCCATTGTATTGACTAATGTAAACAGGGCACTGGCGCCTGGATGGTCAATTTGGGCAGATGCCACAGATTCAATTGCACAGCGGGACACCGGCTGGATGCAGGTTTATTGTGAAAATAATCAGGAAGTTTTTGATACTGTTATAATGTCTTATAAAATTGCTGAGAATAAAGATGTCCTGCTTCCGGTATTGGTAAATCTTGATGCATTTTTTCTTTCACATACGTCGCAAGTTGTTGATCTGT from bacterium includes these protein-coding regions:
- a CDS encoding 4Fe-4S binding protein, which encodes MAEKDDKKIDIKGASDMPPMAASLGSMRQNKTASWRSIRPIIDEDKCKNCMICWKFCPEPAIFPTAPPTIDYDFCKGCGICIEECPFDAISSVKEGK